The following are from one region of the Microbacterium sp. BK668 genome:
- a CDS encoding aldehyde dehydrogenase family protein: protein MSTTIESTTTLIDESAFTGRIFIDGEWVDAGGGSIASVAPATGETIATVGLASPADVARAAAGAARAQKEWAVTPHPVRAGVLRRAAQLWEEHADEIMGWNIREVGAIPPLAGFALHVTAAECYEAAALPSAPLGSILSSEEPRLSLAQQVPVGVVGVISPFNVPLILGIRAVAPALALGNAVLLKPDPRTVVTGGVSMVRIFEEAGLPAGLLQLVPGGAEVGEAMVAEPDVRVIAFTGSTRAGRIVGELAGRHLTRAHLELGGNSAFIVREDADVDQAVNLATWGSYLHQGQICMTVGRHIVHESLFEEYVSRLAAKADSMHVGDPAAEQVHLGPLIDEVQRDRVHTLVHDAVAQGAELRAGGSYDGLFYRPTVLANTPADVDAYHEEVFGPVASVVPYSTDDEAVKLAASTDYGLSLGIVSRDVMAAYAMAQRIPTGIVHINDQTVGDEANAPFGGVGASGTGSRHGGAQANIDAFTETRWITLRREPGQYPL, encoded by the coding sequence ATGTCCACCACCATCGAGAGCACGACGACGCTCATCGACGAGAGCGCCTTCACCGGGCGGATCTTCATCGACGGCGAATGGGTCGACGCCGGAGGCGGATCCATCGCCTCCGTCGCACCCGCCACGGGTGAGACGATCGCGACCGTCGGCCTCGCGTCCCCGGCGGATGTCGCCCGCGCAGCGGCGGGCGCGGCGCGGGCGCAGAAGGAGTGGGCGGTGACGCCGCACCCTGTGCGCGCCGGCGTCCTCCGCCGGGCCGCGCAGCTGTGGGAGGAGCACGCCGACGAGATCATGGGCTGGAACATCCGCGAGGTGGGCGCCATCCCGCCCCTCGCCGGGTTCGCCCTCCACGTGACGGCGGCCGAGTGCTACGAGGCCGCGGCGCTGCCCTCGGCCCCGCTCGGCTCGATCCTCTCCAGCGAAGAGCCCCGGCTGTCCCTCGCCCAGCAGGTGCCGGTGGGCGTCGTCGGCGTCATCTCGCCCTTCAACGTCCCCCTCATCCTCGGCATCCGCGCCGTCGCCCCCGCGCTCGCGCTCGGGAACGCCGTCCTGCTCAAGCCCGACCCCCGCACGGTGGTCACGGGCGGCGTATCGATGGTGCGCATCTTCGAGGAGGCGGGTCTTCCGGCCGGACTTCTCCAGCTCGTCCCGGGCGGTGCGGAGGTCGGCGAGGCGATGGTGGCCGAACCCGACGTGCGGGTGATCGCCTTCACGGGGTCGACGCGCGCAGGCCGGATCGTCGGCGAGCTCGCCGGCCGGCACCTCACGCGCGCGCACCTCGAGCTCGGCGGCAACTCCGCTTTCATCGTCCGCGAGGACGCCGACGTCGACCAGGCGGTGAACCTCGCGACGTGGGGCTCCTACCTCCACCAGGGCCAGATCTGCATGACGGTGGGCCGGCACATCGTGCACGAGTCCCTCTTCGAGGAGTACGTGTCGCGGCTCGCGGCGAAGGCCGACTCGATGCACGTGGGGGATCCGGCGGCGGAGCAGGTGCATCTCGGACCGCTCATCGACGAGGTGCAGCGCGACCGCGTGCACACTCTCGTGCACGATGCCGTGGCCCAGGGAGCGGAGCTGCGCGCGGGTGGATCGTACGACGGACTGTTCTACCGCCCGACCGTGCTCGCGAACACCCCGGCCGACGTCGACGCGTACCACGAGGAGGTCTTCGGGCCCGTCGCGTCGGTGGTCCCGTACTCGACCGACGATGAGGCGGTGAAGCTCGCGGCATCCACCGACTATGGGCTCTCGCTCGGGATCGTGAGCCGTGACGTCATGGCGGCCTACGCGATGGCGCAGCGCATCCCGACCGGGATCGTGCACATCAACGACCAGACGGTGGGCGACGAGGCCAACGCGCCGTTCGGCGGCGTCGGCGCCTCGGGCACCGGGTCGCGCCACGGGGGTGCTCAGGCCAACATCGACGCGTTCACCGAGACGCGCTGGATCACCCTGCGACGCGAGCCGGGGCAGTATCCGCTGTAA